The sequence AAAGCCTCAATATCCATGGCTTCGTCATAGCGTCCGGCGAGATACAGGGCCATACCTTTATATATTTGGGCTTCTTTCAGGTCGGGGTTGATCTGCAAAGCCTGATTGAAATACTCGACGCTGTCGTCGTATTTCCCTTGCCCCAGCAATGCCTGACCCTTGCCGGCCAGGGCGTGAGCATTTTCCGGTTGCTGCGCCAGAATTTTATCAAGCAGTTGGACAGATTCCTTACAGCGGTTCAGGTCAATTAAACAGAAGGCCTTTAATTGCAAGGCAGTCATATTTTCTGGATCACGCTCTAATTCTTTATCACAGCAAAATACCGCCTCTTCCAGCAGGCCTTTTTGGACTAATTTCGCTGCCCCATCAACCCAAGGAATCTTATCCTGCACCCCAATAATCTCGAGCATCAGGCTCTCGTAGGTCTGTTCGACCACATGGTTGCCCAGCGCCGCCACTGGTATCCCGTGACCTGGCAGAACATTGGCAATATCCTTTTTGAGTAGGGTCTTTACCCCATGTAAATAATGATCCATCCGGCCACCGGCACTCTGGTCCGGTCTGGCCATGGCGTGCGGTAAGACAGTGTCACCGGTAATTGCGGTTTTTGATGGTGCGTGATAGAGTGTGATGCCATCAATGGTATGCCCCGGGGTATAAATCACTTCCCATTCCAGCCCGCTAAGTTCAAGTATTTCTCCACCTTTGACTTCGGTAAAGCGGCAGCCGAAATCGGTGATCGCCTTTTTCAGGACCTGGGGACTTTCTTGGTGCAGAATTAGTTCAAAGCCGCCGGTCTGGATAATGCTGGGGTACGATCTGATAAACTCGAAGGCCCCCATAGAATGATCACGGTGTCCGTGGGTGAGAACAATCTTTTTAATCTCAGTGGGCTTGAACCCGCGTCGGAACAGGTCCATAAACGTGGTGTAGTCATTACCGGGATCCACCACCGTCAAATAGTCGCCGGTAATCACATAAACATTGGAAGAGTAATCATAGCCCAGCAGATAAAGGAATCTTTCAAAAAAAGGGTCGGTGCTGTTAAAAACCTGGGCCAAAGTCTGCCAGCCGGGGTGCATTGGCTCTTCCGGTGGCGACTCCGCTTGCACTTGGGGGTCCTGCTCCGGTTGCGGCTCCCGCTGGTCTTGGTCTTTAGCTCTTTCGGTCATATCTGCTCCTTTACCTTCTGATGATACTAAGTGGTTTTATAATAATCTAATTCAGTGCAATTCTCAACAATATTTGGAGACGGGCTGATTCTGGCCAAGATGATCAACTTGCCTTACGTCAGTAATCGG comes from Deltaproteobacteria bacterium and encodes:
- a CDS encoding MBL fold metallo-hydrolase, translating into MTERAKDQDQREPQPEQDPQVQAESPPEEPMHPGWQTLAQVFNSTDPFFERFLYLLGYDYSSNVYVITGDYLTVVDPGNDYTTFMDLFRRGFKPTEIKKIVLTHGHRDHSMGAFEFIRSYPSIIQTGGFELILHQESPQVLKKAITDFGCRFTEVKGGEILELSGLEWEVIYTPGHTIDGITLYHAPSKTAITGDTVLPHAMARPDQSAGGRMDHYLHGVKTLLKKDIANVLPGHGIPVAALGNHVVEQTYESLMLEIIGVQDKIPWVDGAAKLVQKGLLEEAVFCCDKELERDPENMTALQLKAFCLIDLNRCKESVQLLDKILAQQPENAHALAGKGQALLGQGKYDDSVEYFNQALQINPDLKEAQIYKGMALYLAGRYDEAMDIEAFSSEFISRFKEQLATKVQPTK